The following are encoded in a window of Anopheles stephensi strain Indian chromosome X, UCI_ANSTEP_V1.0, whole genome shotgun sequence genomic DNA:
- the LOC118503284 gene encoding uncharacterized protein LOC118503284 — translation MIDSSADIPSILKLQYLLSSLKSEAALLFEHTTLTADNYATTWAALLKRYDNPRMLVRSCNSVFRCNKCNARHHSMLHDDSPPQVTMNVGSSNEIVVLETVVLWLVDDHGIRHEARALLDSGSMCNIVSESLARKLLTRRTKINVALTGIGEGVQQAKGSIIATVQSKSAPFSSPLEFLIVNSPCAEIPTAPIDVAGWKFPDVPLADPAFNLPSRVDVIIGSDAYWEWHTGKKQLLVKGGPWSHESLDTLLQRFWENETNLEGPALSLEEDACEKHYAATTTRDHHGRYIVCLPRDPRADIVLGSSKEIADRRLMAVERRLKINPEMEMEYKRFMQEYEELGHMRKLTEPVDDSVPHCYIPHHAVVKESSTSTKVRVVFDASCKTSSGYSLNDTLLVGPIVQEDLLTIILRFRSYAIALVADVEKMYRQILHNIIDRNLLRIRYRKSPLDPISTYELNTVTYGTASAPFLATRTLQQVAHDHKDQFPKAVDPVLRDFYVDDLLTGATDLNEAVEVRKQITAMLDSAGFALKKWASNVPESLLDVPCEDLAIQSMHEWKDGQAVSTLGLVWEPANDSFSFKVGLPQPAEVLTRSLILSYTASIVDPLESTDNIVTVQLLAAKSKVVSLANTHSIARLELCAARLATQLFQKVSRTLPASTMAFCWTDSMTVMYWLDSPPRRWKPFVANRVAQIQEETRIAEWRHVPGCDNPADDISRGLKPEELLNCERWWHGPRWLAYSHDAWPNHPPAVKENDGVIEERATASRIVTVSTRCEFRDKLFERYSSYYRLRRVVAYCLRFMECIKGANKSSRVSCKDAPHIEEKSVPPLTATELRRAELKLCQLAQRDSFAEELKVLAQEKHVSDKSKLKWLSPNTSSKILVDWWEESR, via the exons ATGATCGATTCGTCAGCAGATATACCTTCGATACTGAAACTTCAGTATCTGTTGTCATCATTGAAGAGTGAGGCGGCGCTGCTGTTCGAGCATACCACATTGACCGCGGACAACTATGCGACCACCTGGGCCGCGCTGCTGAAACGGTATGATAACCCGCGCATGTTA GTACGGTCGTGCAATTCCGTCTTCCGTTGCAACAAGTGCAACGCACGTCATCACAGCATGTTGCACGACGATTCACCGCCACAGGTAACCATGAACGTAGGTTCGAGCAATGAAATTGTGGTTCTCGAAACGGTGGTTCTCTGGTTAGTCGATGACCATGGCATTCGGCATGAAGCACGAGCGTTGTTGGATTCAGGATCCATGTGCAATATCGTGTCCGAATCCCTAGCGCGGAAGCTGCTGACACGTCGTACAAAGATCAACGTTGCATTGACAGGTATCGGTGAGGGTGTTCAGCAAGCCAAGGGTTCGATCATCGCAACGGTGCAGTCAAAGTCAGCGCCATTTTCGTCGCCACTTGAGTTCCTGATAGTGAACTCCCCTTGTGCTGAGATACCGACTGCCCCAATCGATGTTGCTGGTTGGAAATTCCCTGACGTTCCGTTGGCTGATCCTGCCTTTAACCTTCCTTCAAGAGTTGATGTGATCATTGGGAGTGACGCATATTGGGAATGGCATACCGGAAAGAAGCAGTTACTGGTCAAAGGCGGTCCTTG GAGCCATGAGTCTCTCGATACATTGCTGCAACGGTTTTGGGAGAACGAGACCAATCTAGAGGGACCCGCTCTCTCGCTTGAGGAAGATGCTTGTGAGAAGCATTATGCTGCCACTACAACGCGTGATCACCATGGTCGTTACATCGTTTGTCTGCCTCGTGATCCCAGAGCAGATATAGTATTGGGTTCATCAAAGGAGATTGCGGATCGACGACTGATGGCTGTGGAGCGGCGATTGAAGATCAACCCTGAAATGGAGATGGAATATAAGCGTTTCATGCAAGAGTACGAGGAACTTGGTCACATGCGAAAACTTACCGAACCAGTGGATGATAGTGTTCCGCATTGTTATATTCCTCAccatgcggtggtgaaggaATCGAGTACATCCACAAAAGTACGGGTCGTGTTTGACGCGTCCTGTAAAACGAGCTCGGGATACTCCTTAAACGATACGTTACTAGTTGGCCCAATTGTCCAGGAAGATCTACTAACGATTATATTGCGATTCAGGTCCTACGCAATCGCATTAGTGGCcgatgtggaaaaaatgtaccggcaaattctccacaacatcatcgatcggAATCTGCTACGTATCAGGTACCGAAAGAGCCCCCTGGATCCGATATCGACCtacgagctgaataccgtTACTTACGGCACGGCGTCAGCTCCATTCCTCGCCACTAGAACGCTCCAGCAGGTTGCGCATGACCACAAAGATCAATTCCCGAAGGCAGTTGATCCCGTGTTACGTGATTTTTACGTCGACGATCTACTAACAGGAGCGACTGACCTTAACGAAGCAGTAGAAGTGCGAAAGCAAATCACCGCAATGCtcgattcagctggtttcgcattgaaaaagtgggcaTCTAACGTTCCAGAATCGCTTCTAGATGTCCCATGTGAAGATCTTGCGATTCAATCAATGCACGAGTGGAAGGATGGTCAAGCTGTTTCGACGCTGGGGCTGGTTTGGGAACCCGCCAacgattcgttttccttcaaggTTGGCCTTCCACAACCAGCTGAAGTATTAACGAGAAGCTTGATCTTGTCGTACACGGCAAGCATAGTCGACCCACTTG AATCGACGGACAACATTGTGACGGTGCAATTGTTAGCAGCGAAGTCGAAAGTGGTTTCATTGGCGAATACGCACTCGATCGCCAGGTTGGAATTGTGCGCCGCACGATTAGCAACCCaactgttccagaaggtgagTCGAACGTTACCGGCATCTACGATGGCCTTTTGTTGGACCGATTCAATGACGGTAATGTATTGGCTGGATTCTCCACCACGTCGATGGAAACCATTTGTCGCCAACCGAGTGGCGCAGATACAGGAAGAAACGCGGATAGCTGAGTGGCGTCACGTTCCTGGTTGTgataatccagcagacgacatatcACGGGGTCTGAAGCCGGAGGAGCTGCTTAATTGTGAACGTTGGTGGCATGGGCCTCGTTGGTTGGCTTACAGTCATGATGCATGGCcaaatcatccaccagcagtGAAGGAGAATGACGGTGTCATCGAAGAACGGGCGACGGCGTCACGGATTGTCACAGTTTCTACGAGGTGTGAGTTCCGTGACAAACTGTTCGAGCGATACTCATCATACTACAGGCTGAGACGAGTTGTAGCTTATTGTTTACGCTTCATGGAGTGCATCAAGGGAGCCAACAAATCATCGAGAGTAAGCTGCAAGGATGCGCCACACATCGAGGAGAAGAgtgttccaccgcttacagccACGGAACTACGTCGGGCCGAACTGAAGTTATGCCAGTTAGCCCAAAGGGATTCGTTCGCGGAGGAGCTAAAGGTTTTAGCTCAAGAGAAGCATGTTTCCGACAaatcgaagctgaagtggttgtcacc CAACACTTCGTCAAAGATTCTGGTTGATTGGTGGGAGGAATCTCGTTAA